From a single Octopus sinensis unplaced genomic scaffold, ASM634580v1 Contig01240, whole genome shotgun sequence genomic region:
- the LOC115227017 gene encoding tigger transposable element-derived protein 6-like produces MTGTDKKKSIDDWKFKKPGCFKNFNVEKYIDYRHSERLWMTSKISNEWLLSWDRDLQKKILVVVDRCPSHEIYSNLVSIELLYLPAKTTTILQPMDQGIIRSFKANFNKIKFDAMLEKIVNETDPVDSHKKLNLKDGLCLRILDGIWMEKCYSEIIRSETGVQ; encoded by the coding sequence ATGACGGGGACAGATAAAAAAAAGTCCATTGATGATTGGAAATTTAAGAAACCTGGATGCTTTAAGAATTTTAATGtggaaaaatatattgattatagaCATTCTGAAAGGTTGTGGATGACTAGCAAAATTTCCAACGAATGGCTTCTTTCATGGGATCGTGATcttcaaaaaaaaattctggttGTTGTGGATCGATGCCCTTCACATGAAATTTACTCGAATTTAGTATCAATTGAACTGCTATACCTTCCTGCAAAAACGACCACAATTTTACAACCCATGGATCAGGGAATCATCCGCTCATTTAAAGCAAActttaacaaaattaaatttgatgCGATGTTAGAGAAAATTGTCAATGAAACTGATCCTGTCGATTCACACAAGAAGCTGAATTTAAAAGACGGTCTTTGTTTACGTATTTTGGATGGAATTTGGATGGAAAAATGTTACTCTGAGATCATCCGTTCGGAGACCGGCGTGCAATAG
- the LOC115227018 gene encoding uncharacterized protein LOC115227018: MAMDPLSRMLNSMFPKLEISREDPNMLTYSTNHFFFIDDLKIVALKEDVLVKMMEAVNGFFESVGLEMNSEKSASNVESLSCCETVDGINGYRYLGVLEDGGSNVLKNKVMDSILENVKKR, from the coding sequence ATGGCGATGGATCCCCTAAGCAGGATGCTTAACTCCATGTTTCCCAAACTCGAAATTAGTCGGGAAGATCCCAATATGTTGACATACTCCaccaatcatttcttctttattgaCGATCTGAAAATAGTTGCCCTCAAAGAAGATGTGTTAGTCAAAATGATGGAGGCTGTTAATGGATTTTTTGAAAGTGTCGGCCTAGAGATGAATTCCGAAAAATCAGCATCTAATGTGGAATCTTTATCATGCTGTGAGACTGTCGATGGAATCAACGGATATCGCTACTTGGGTGTACTTGAAGATGGCGGAAGTAATGTTCTCAAGAATAAAGTTATGGACTCCATATTGGAGAATGTCAAGAAGAGATAA